CTTGAGGGTGAAGGTTATAAGGTGTCTTGGGCTGAAAACGGGAAAGTAGCGTGCGATAAGATATTAAAAGAAAATTATCAGCTTATTCTTACAGATATAAGAATGCCGCAAATGGATGGATTAGAGCTTCTTGACTGGATAAGGGGGAAAGATACCGAAATTCCCGTGATTATAATTACAGCATTTGCGGATGTGGATTCTGCGGTAAGAGCTATGAAAAGAGGCGCTTATGATTATGTTAAAAAACCCATGGATTTGGAGGAATTGACGCAGATTATCGGTAAAGTTTTTAGAATGAAAATATTGGAAGAAGAAAATGTATATCTTAAAAAAGAATTATCGCGCAAATCAGGAATGTTGGTTGTAGGGGAAAGCTATGAATTTAAAAAAGTTATGGACCTTATTGCAAGGGTGGCAAAGACAAAATCCACGGTCTTGATTACAGGAGAAACCGGAACGGGCAAGGAACTTGTAGCTAATGCTATTCATTATAATTCGCCCAGAAAAAATGCGCCTTTAATAGTGGTAAATTGCGCGGCATTACCTGAAAACTTATTGGAATCGGAATTTTTTGGACATGTTAAGGGCGCTTTTACGGGTGCTTATGAAGATAAAAAAGGGAAATTTGCAGTGGCCAATTCTGGAACGCTTTTTTTGGACGAGATTGGGGCTATACCGATTAATCTTCAATCCAAGCTTTTAAGAGCAATCGAGAACCAGCAATTTGAACCGGTGGGTAGCACAAAGACTGTTTTTTGTGATGTTAGGATTATAGCGGCTACTAATGTCGATTTAAAAAAAGCCATAGAAAAAAATGAATTTAGAGAAGACCTCTATTATCGACTTAACGTTTTCCCAATTTATCTGCCTGCGTTAAGACAAAGAGTGAAGGATATCCCCTATCTTGTTGAACATTTTATTAAGATGTATAACATTGAATTGAAAAAAGAAATCAAAGATATTCAAGAACAGGTGCTAGATATTTTGACAGCTTATTCTTGGCCTGGCAATGTGCGAGAGCTTGAAAATATTATAGAAAGAGCAATGGTTCTTTGTGAAAAAGATATTTTGACAACTGACCTTTTCAAGATGTTGGAAAATAAAAATCTTGAGTCAAGAAGCTCTCTTTTAGACGTAAAATCTTCGGAAGAATTTTTTGTATATCAAAACGAACAAAGCTATTCCGAATCGAAAAGAAAATTTCTTTCGGCATTTGATGAAAAATTTATATTAAAAATTCTAAAAAAAGCAAAAGGCAATATTACAAAAGCCTCCCATATTTCCGGCATAGACAGAAAAAATCTATATCGGAAAATAAAAAGTCTAAAAATAAATCCGAAAACATTTAAGGAAGTAGCAAATAGAGAAGAAAACTAATCTTTTCTTCTGCTTTTTTGTAGCGTGGTGTGGGGTTAAAACACTACTATTGTTGTGGTAGCAATACTACATTTAGGCTTAATCTTTATATTGGTGTTGAGAAGAAAAAAAAAGAAAAACAAGCTTGCCTGGTGTGCTTAACAACATATATGTTAGTGTTGGCATGCAATTTGTATGCTAATATAGTATGTGCGAGCATTCCGGGCAGAGTGTTCTTTCCCCTTTCCTTCTTCTCTCTGCCCGGTCTCCACTAAAAATTTAAGGTATAAAAAATGAGAAAGACTCTTAGGGAACTTACAGCAATAGTAGGCGGAGAAATAATAGGCGATCCTTTGGTTCTGATAAAAGGTGTGGCTCCTCTTGAGGAAGCAAAAGAAGGAGATATAACCTTTTTCGCAAATTCTAAGTTATCTCAATTTTTGCATAAGACCAGAGCGTCTGCCGTGATAGTAGATTCTAAGACGCCGGGAAACGGAAAACCCTTAATTAGAATAGATAATCCTTACGCAGCTTTTAGTAAGATTATGGAATTATGGGTGCAAAATAAAACCTACTGCTTGGGAATTCATCCCACTGCTGTTTTGGGAGAAAATGTGAAATTAGGAGAAAATGTTTCGATTGGAGCTTATGCGGTTATAGACGACCGAGTAGAAATAGGAGACGGGACGATAATTCGGCCTCATACGTGTATAGGAGAGAACAGTAAAATCGGAGAGAATTGTCATATTTTTCCTCAAGTTACAATCGCCGAAAAAGTGGAACTTGCAGACAATGTTGTAATTCATTCAGGTACAGTGATAGGTTCCGACGGATTTGGTTTTATAGGAGAAAACGGAACTTATCGTAAGATTCCTCAAATTGGTAAAGTAATCATAGGCAACAATGTCCAAATAGGCGCAAATGTAACTATTGATAGGGCTACTTTTGGAAAGACATGGATAAAAGACGGAACAAAAATAGATAATTTGGTTCAAATAGCTCACAATGTGGAAATTGGAAAAAACTGTATAATCGTAGGTCAAGTCGGTATATGCGGTTCTGTTAAAATAGGAGATGGCGTAATTTTGGCGGGTCAAGTGGGTATAGTGGACCATTTATCAATAGGAGATGGAGCCAAAGTTGCGGCTAAATCCGTAGTAACAAAGAGCGTTGCTTCAGGCAAATTTGTATCAGGATATCCCGCAAGAGACCATAACGAAGAAAGAAGAATTAAGGCTTCGGTTGCACGTCTTCCTTCTCTCTATAAGAAGGTTAAAGAGCTTTCAAAAAAACTGGAAAAGTACGAAAGAAAATCATAATACTCTTCATTTCCCCCCGCATTTTTTAACACCACTGGTATTCTAATAATAGCTCCTATGGCTTATATAGAAACGTAAAATACAGAATTTTTTGTAATAAGATTGACAAGATAAGTTACCTTCCTATACAATTACCTGCGTTATGCAATATAAAATCACATTAATTGAAGGTGACGGGATAGGTCCGTCCATAGTTCAAGCTGCAGTAAGAGTAATTGAATCTACAGGCGTTGAAATTCAATGGGATAAACAATATGCCGGCGAGGATGTTATGGTTCAAACAGGCACGCCTTTGCCTGAAGAAACTTTAGATTCCATAAGGAGGAACAGGGTAGGATTCAAGGGTCCCTTAACTACACCTGTAGGCAAGGGTTTTCGTTCTGTAAACGTCCAAATAAGACAAATATTGAAACTCTATGCCAACTTAAGGCCTGCGCTTTCTTTTGCAGGAGTCCCAGGAGCTTATGAAGATATTGATTTGGTAATAGTAAGAGAAAATACAGAAGGACTTTATTGCGGCGTGGATTACTGGATAGACGAAGACCAATCCGCAGGTATTTCGGCGAATATTATAACCAGAAAAGCTTCAGAAAGAATTGTCAGATTTGCTTTTGAATATGCAAAAGATAAAGGCAGAAAGAAAGTTACTGCTATTCATAAGGCTAATATTTTAAAATGTTCTTCAGGGCTTTTCCTTAGAGTAGCATCTGAGGTTGCAAAAGATTATCCTGAAATAGAATTTGAAGATAGAATCGTTGATAACATGGCTATGCAACTGGTTAAAAGACCCCAAGAATATGATGTTTTAGTAACGACTAATCTTTTTGGAGATATATTATCTGATTTATGCGCCGGACTAGTAGGAGGCCTTGGGCTTGCACCTTCGGGTAATATAGGCGATGGTATAGCTGTATTTGAACCTGTTCACGGTTCGGCACCCAAATATAGGGGGAAAAACAAAGCAAATCCTTGCTCAACTATTCTTTCAGGCGCTTTGATGCTTGATTATCTGGGAGAAAAAGAAGCTTCCCAAAAAATATTTAAAGCGGTTGCCAGCGTCATTAAAAAAGGCGAAAATGTTACATACGATTTAAAACAAGATAGAAACGATGCCTCGGCTGTGGGGACTCAAGAGATTGCTGACGCAATTGTGAAAGAAATCAGGAGAATTTAAATTGCAAGACGGAAATACGGTGGAAATACAATGGATATACAGTAGAAATACGTTGTTGGGGATTTGGAATTGAAAAATTACACACTACAAAACAAGGCAAAAAACTAAGAATAATGACAATGTATCTCAATATATTTCCATTTTATTTCGACTTATATCAAGATGTTGTTTCTATTTATTTCTATCCAATTTTTAATATTTGATATTTAATTTTTAAAATCTAAAACTATGTCCAATATAATTTTAGTTGGGACCCAATGGGGTGACGAAGGTAAAGGCAAAATAATAGATTTATTGTCTGAAGATATCGATATTATTGTCCGCTATCAAGGTGGTAATAATGCCGGACATACCGTTATAATAGGCAAAGAAGAGTTTATCCTACATTTAATCCCGTCAGGAATCCTTCGTCCCAATAAGGAATGTTTTATAGGCAATGGCGTTGTCATTGATCCTAAGGCATTGTTGGAAGAAATACAGATGTTGCGTGACAGAAATGTGGATGTCGGACCTCATAATCTTCATATTAGCAAATCTGCTAATGTCATTATGCCCTATCATAAACTTACTGACCGTCTAAGAGAAGAAGAAGCTATAGGAAGAATTGGAACTACAAAAAGAGGTATTGGTCCAACTTACTTAGATAAAGCAGGTAGAGTCGGAATTAGAATGGTAGATTTGCTCTCTGAAACGCAATTGGCTTGGAAATTGAAGAGAAACTTAAAAGAGATTAATTTAATATTGCAAAAAATATATGGGAAAAAAGGCGTATCTTATGACCAGCTTATGGAAGAATATTTAGAATATGGCAAAAAGTTACAGGATTACATTAAGGATACCGTTTCTTTGCTAAATTTTCATATAAACCAAAAAAAGAATGTTTTATTTGAGGGCGCTCAAGGAACAATGCTGGATATGGACCATGGCACATATCCTTTTGTTACTTCTTCCAATACAACTGCTGGTGGCGCATGCACTGGTACAGGTGTTGGTCCTACAAAAATTGATAAAGTTATAGGTGTTATGAAAGCATATACTACCAGAGTAGGGGAAGGTCCGTTTCCTACTGAACTTGAGGGCGAAATGGCGGATAAATTACGAAATGCCGGTCCTATCGGAGAATATGGACGCTCAACAGGCAGACCGCGCAGATGTGGATGGTTGGATATGGTTGTTGTCAGACGTTCGGTTTTAGTTAATGGCTTGGATTCTTTGGCTATAACAAGACTTGATATACTGGACGATTTGGATAAAATTTACGTCTGCAATAAATACAAATATAAAGATACTTATATTGAAAATTTCCCCGAAGAGTTGGAAATTCTCCAAAATTGTACGCCGGTTTATGAAGAAGTAGAAGGATGGAAAACTCCTACTTCAGAAATAAAAGAATTTGAGAAACTGCCACAAAAAGCCTTGGAATATATTTCAAGAATAGAAAATTTGACTGGCGTGCCTATCAACATCCTATCTGTGGGACCCAAACGCTTGCAGACTATTAAAAAACACCTCCCCGCTTAGGCATTAGGCGGGGAAATTTCGAATTCATACTTTCTATTCTCTCAATTGTAATTATCTAACCTATTAACAAGCTTTATAAGATGTCTTTTTTTTAAATCAGACTGAGGTATAATAAACGCGTAAAATAGGTAACGGCTATTTTAAAGAGGTTATAGAGGCAATAGTTAATGCGTTATTATAGTCCGAAAAATTGAAAAGAGAACTTGGTTTATTAGAAATTTTTTGTATTGCTTCAGGGGCAATGATCAGTTCCGGACTTTTTATTC
The bacterium DNA segment above includes these coding regions:
- a CDS encoding sigma-54-dependent Fis family transcriptional regulator translates to MKKKILIVENEARQAKLWMTKLEGEGYKVSWAENGKVACDKILKENYQLILTDIRMPQMDGLELLDWIRGKDTEIPVIIITAFADVDSAVRAMKRGAYDYVKKPMDLEELTQIIGKVFRMKILEEENVYLKKELSRKSGMLVVGESYEFKKVMDLIARVAKTKSTVLITGETGTGKELVANAIHYNSPRKNAPLIVVNCAALPENLLESEFFGHVKGAFTGAYEDKKGKFAVANSGTLFLDEIGAIPINLQSKLLRAIENQQFEPVGSTKTVFCDVRIIAATNVDLKKAIEKNEFREDLYYRLNVFPIYLPALRQRVKDIPYLVEHFIKMYNIELKKEIKDIQEQVLDILTAYSWPGNVRELENIIERAMVLCEKDILTTDLFKMLENKNLESRSSLLDVKSSEEFFVYQNEQSYSESKRKFLSAFDEKFILKILKKAKGNITKASHISGIDRKNLYRKIKSLKINPKTFKEVANREEN
- a CDS encoding isocitrate/isopropylmalate dehydrogenase family protein; protein product: MQYKITLIEGDGIGPSIVQAAVRVIESTGVEIQWDKQYAGEDVMVQTGTPLPEETLDSIRRNRVGFKGPLTTPVGKGFRSVNVQIRQILKLYANLRPALSFAGVPGAYEDIDLVIVRENTEGLYCGVDYWIDEDQSAGISANIITRKASERIVRFAFEYAKDKGRKKVTAIHKANILKCSSGLFLRVASEVAKDYPEIEFEDRIVDNMAMQLVKRPQEYDVLVTTNLFGDILSDLCAGLVGGLGLAPSGNIGDGIAVFEPVHGSAPKYRGKNKANPCSTILSGALMLDYLGEKEASQKIFKAVASVIKKGENVTYDLKQDRNDASAVGTQEIADAIVKEIRRI
- a CDS encoding adenylosuccinate synthase; this translates as MSNIILVGTQWGDEGKGKIIDLLSEDIDIIVRYQGGNNAGHTVIIGKEEFILHLIPSGILRPNKECFIGNGVVIDPKALLEEIQMLRDRNVDVGPHNLHISKSANVIMPYHKLTDRLREEEAIGRIGTTKRGIGPTYLDKAGRVGIRMVDLLSETQLAWKLKRNLKEINLILQKIYGKKGVSYDQLMEEYLEYGKKLQDYIKDTVSLLNFHINQKKNVLFEGAQGTMLDMDHGTYPFVTSSNTTAGGACTGTGVGPTKIDKVIGVMKAYTTRVGEGPFPTELEGEMADKLRNAGPIGEYGRSTGRPRRCGWLDMVVVRRSVLVNGLDSLAITRLDILDDLDKIYVCNKYKYKDTYIENFPEELEILQNCTPVYEEVEGWKTPTSEIKEFEKLPQKALEYISRIENLTGVPINILSVGPKRLQTIKKHLPA
- the lpxD gene encoding UDP-3-O-(3-hydroxymyristoyl)glucosamine N-acyltransferase, with product MRKTLRELTAIVGGEIIGDPLVLIKGVAPLEEAKEGDITFFANSKLSQFLHKTRASAVIVDSKTPGNGKPLIRIDNPYAAFSKIMELWVQNKTYCLGIHPTAVLGENVKLGENVSIGAYAVIDDRVEIGDGTIIRPHTCIGENSKIGENCHIFPQVTIAEKVELADNVVIHSGTVIGSDGFGFIGENGTYRKIPQIGKVIIGNNVQIGANVTIDRATFGKTWIKDGTKIDNLVQIAHNVEIGKNCIIVGQVGICGSVKIGDGVILAGQVGIVDHLSIGDGAKVAAKSVVTKSVASGKFVSGYPARDHNEERRIKASVARLPSLYKKVKELSKKLEKYERKS